One region of Strigops habroptila isolate Jane chromosome 11, bStrHab1.2.pri, whole genome shotgun sequence genomic DNA includes:
- the LOC115614844 gene encoding uncharacterized protein LOC115614844 — translation MIQHAQVGSLRGTGLNVFPTLGELLTGRRQPPAGLSPALGLAGKPNCMSSASWDVGARDTVTQPLSLASFAEGQPGAQSGIAPQHDDGGADALSATTGSNGTSAATSVSESSQQLLQAAYPDTGTLCGYSQHQRHGHRQHKEQPAAASHICCPAALRPWSWQRSCVAAELSACPTQPHSLCHSEGHRKCERGPAQQQHREPETLPAASRMCSQSRNAGRKAEHQPAALAAGVKGSLNGKSLGLPKKVLGKASAPPDRQDQDSGAAKEELPGWSSKQPCSSQGRPPVQAVAVDQETSQQLVEHQEMTQILDVAMAKEKEEQEEDIDKVSQVKVITAHNLWVNPSVPELLQDPQGDIQEGSGCPSSKGIGATGEATGELQSMSPVPAGPTDTKLAASTLARAAEEEEHCANLTAVAQEEAAPAPASPVCEEMASNITGQVLIASLAVVQGTSQQLVEHQEMTQILDVAMAKRRKSKKDIDKVLSQVKVIAVHNLWVNPSVPELLQDPQGISREGSGCPSSKGIGATGELQSMSPVPAGPTDTKLAASTLARAAEEEENCANLTPVAQEEAAPAPASPVCGNQPAAGGTSGDDPNPGCDKWPKRRKSKKRTLIKCLSQVKVIAVHNLWVNPSVPELLQDPQGDIQEGSGCPSSKGIGATGELQSMSPVPAGPTDTKLAASTLARAAEEEEHCANLTAVAQEEAAPAPASPVCGTGLDTQRRASLPWLLGSSVNRELQQQESKGRHLPPRQRWRPGRRQEPRETMGEEADDEELDKKEEEEWEEEVEKELFEGEEITTSSIWVNPLVPELLQDPHADPQEGSSCPSSVGIDATGEATSDLQSMSAVLAAPTDTKVAASTLARAAEAEEYGAHLTPVAQEEEAPAQSQAPALLSPQAYEMILEEMASNITGQVLITSLVVVWGSSQQLVKHREMAQLLGVAMAVVTSAEAGDTESPMSGDHQGEASTALVSRKAQEDEVTASLPQKAAAEAGAPRFAPGASDEGDAAATPSAWASCHPLSEVPVASTGDTEVLEAGAAPGVCVAGRFPLVPMPEPLEEVERSSMAHTRHRLDTQRRASLPWLLGSSVNRELQQQESKGRHLTPRQRWRPGRRPEVPGTSGEEADDEGDEDQDKEEELSEGEEIATSNIWVNPLVLELFEDPHVDSQEGSSCPSSTGMDATGEATGDLQSMSPASAGSMDTESAASALASAAEEEEHCAPLTPVAQEEEAPAPASLGVGEQEAAPQAQSQALATLSPDVHELVAQEAALLITTEPPVQAVDQGTSQQLVEYQDMTQILDVTMAALAPAALEDIESAVALEPQGEASAAVASPEALEDEMAASLAPIPATEAGTSHVPPGADDSGDAAASPLSQDSQRQGTVRHFVRKDLAKVVTVVRGTSQQQVEEPDVAQSLDVESPAMSPAVVRDTEDKPGIAALPDTGAAPQQRPSRFRRVLKALRRAFRCSCMTPQVEE, via the exons ATGATCCAGCATGCGCAGGTAGGGAGCCTGAGGGGGACGGGGCTGAACGTCTTCCCAACCCTGGGAGAGCTGCTGACGGGCAG GCGGCAGCCACCTGCAGGGCTGAgtcctgccctggggctggcaggcaAGCCCAACTGCATGAGCTCGGCCAGCTGGGACGTGGGCGCAAGGGACACCGTCACACAGCCTCTCTCTTTGGCTTCTTTTGCAGAGGGGCAGCCTGGGGCACAGAGTGGTATTGCCCCCCAGCATGACGATGGAGGAGCAGACGCTTTGTCTGCCACCACTGGCAGCAATGGCACCTCAGCTGCCACCTCGGTCAGTgagagcagccagcagctgctgcaggctgcctACCCTGACACCGGCACCCTCTGCGGCTACAGCCAGCATCAGCGACACGGCCATCGGCAGCACAAGGAACAGCCAGCGGCAGCTTCTCACATCTGCTGCCCAGCTGCACTGCGTCCCTGGTCATGGCAGCGGAGTTGCGTGGCCGCGGAGCTGTCAGCCTGTCCCACGCAGCCCCACAGCCTCTGCCACAGCGAAGGGCACAGGAAATGTGAGCGCGGTCCTGCGCAACAACAGCACCGGGAGCCAGAGaccctgccagcagccagccgCATG TGCTCCCAGAGCAGGAACGCAGGCCGCAAGGCAGAGCACCAGCCAGCAGCGCTGGCGGCAGGCGTCAAGGGCAGCCTCAATGGCAAGTCGCTGGGGCTGCCCAAGAAGGTGCTTGGCAAAGCATCTGCCCCTCCTGACCGACAAGATCAAGACTCTGGAGCAGCCAAAGAGGAGCTGCCTGGGTGGAGCTc GAAGCAGCCCTGCTCATCACAAGGGAGGCCTCCGGTCCAGGCTGTGGCTGTGGATCAGGAAAccagccagcagctggtggAACATCAGGAGATGACCCAAATCCTGGATGTGGCAATGGcgaaagagaaggaagagcaagaAGAGGACATTGATAAAGTGTCCCAAGTGAAAGTCATCACCGCACACAACCTCTGGGTCAACCCCTCGGTCCCAGAGCTTTTACAGGACCCCCAGGGGGATATCCAGGAGGGGTctggctgccccagcagcaagGGCATAGGTGCAACAGGGGAGGCAACTGGAGAATTGCAGAGCATGTCTCCTGTCCCAGCCGGTCCCACGGACACCAAACTGGCAGCTTCTACACTGGCTAGAGCTGCGGAGGAAGAGGAGCACTGCGCAAATCTCACTGCAGTGGCACAAGAGGAGGCGGCACCGGCACCAGCTTCTCCTGTCTGTg AAGAAATGGCCAGCAACATCACTGGCCAGGTCCTGATCGCATCTCTGGCTGTGGTCCAGGGAAccagccagcagctggtggAACATCAGGAGATGACCCAAATCCTGGATGTGGCAATGGccaagagaaggaagagcaagaAGGACATTGATAAAGTGTTGTCTCAAGTGAAAGTCATCGCCGTACACAACCTCTGGGTCAACCCCTCGGTCCCAGAGCTTTTACAGGACCCCCAGGGGATATCCAGGGAGGGGTctggctgccccagcagcaagGGCATAGGTGCAACTGGAGAATTGCAGAGCATGTCTCCTGTCCCAGCCGGTCCCACGGACACCAAACTGGCAGCTTCTACACTGGCCAGAGCTGCGGAGGAAGAGGAGAACTGTGCAAATCTGACTCCAGTGGCACAAGAGGAGGCGGCACCGGCACCAGCTTCTCCTGTCTGTg GGAAccagccagcagctggtggAACATCAGGAGATGACCCAAATCCTGGATGTGACAAATGgccaaagagaaggaagagcaagaAGAGGACATTGATAAAGTGTTTGTCCCAAGTGAAAGTCATCGCCGTACACAACCTTTGGGTCAACCCCTCGGTCCCAGAGCTTTTACAGGACCCCCAGGGGGATATCCAGGAGGGGTctggctgccccagcagcaagGGCATAGGTGCAACTGGAGAATTGCAGAGCATGTCTCCTGTCCCAGCCGGTCCCACGGACACCAAACTGGCAGCTTCTACACTGGCTAGAGCTGCGGAGGAAGAGGAGCACTGCGCAAATCTCACTGCAGTGGCACAAGAGGAGGCGGCACCGGCACCAGCTTCTCCTGTCTGTg GCACCGGGCTCGACACGCAAAGGAGAGCCAGCCTGCCTTGGCTGCTGGGCAGCTCTGTGAACAgggagctccagcagcaggagagcaaggGGCGTCATTTGCCACCGAGGCAGAGATGGAGGCCCGGTCGCAGGCAG GAGCCGCGAGAGACTATGGGCGAGGAAGCTGATGACGAGGAGTTggacaaaaaggaagaggaggagtggGAAGAGGAGGTCGAGAAAGAGCTGTTTGAAGGGGAAGAGATCACCACCTCTAGCATCTGGGTCAACCCGTTGGTCCCAGAGCTTTTACAGGACCCCCATGCAGATCCCCAGGAGGGatccagctgccccagcagcgTGGGCATAGATGCGACAGGAGAGGCAACCAGCGACCTGCAGAGCATGTCTGCTGTCCTAGCTGCACCCACAGACACCAAAGTGGCAGCTTCTACATTGGCTagagctgcagaggcagaggagtACGGCGCACATCTCACTCCAGTGGCACAAGAGGAGGAGGcaccagcacagagccaggcacctgccctgctcagccctcAGGCCTACGAGATGATTCTAGAAGAAATGGCCAGCAACATCACTGGACAGGTCCTGATCACATCTCTTGTTGTGGTCTGGGgaagcagccagcagctggtgAAACACAGGGAGATGGCCCAACTCTTAGGTGTGGCAATGGCAGTAGTGACATCTGCAGAAGCTGGGGACACCGAGTCTCCCATGTCTGGAGACCATCAGGGAGAGGCCAGCACAGCCCTTGTTTCACGAAAAGCACAGGAGGATGAAGTGACAGCTTCATTGCCTCAGAAGGCTGCggcagaggctggagcaccccGCTTTGCACCAGGAGCAAGCGATGAAGGAGATGCAGCGGCTACTCCCTCGGCTTGGGCCTCTTGTCACCCACTGAGCGAGGTGCCTGTGGCCAGCACTGGGGATACCGAGGTGCTGGAGGCAGGCGCAGCTCCCGGGGTGTGTGTGGCAGGGAGATTCCCGCTGGTCCCCATGCCAGAGCctctggaggaggtggagaggaGCAGCATGGCCCACACCAGGCACCGGCTCGACACGCAAAGGAGGGCCAGCCTGCCTTGGCTGCTGGGCAGCTCTGTGAACAgggagctccagcagcaggagagcaaggGGCGTCATTTGACACCGAGGCAAAGATGGAGGCCCGGTCGCAGGCCG GAGGTGCCAGGGACGTCAGGTGAGGAAGCCGATGATGAAGGGGACGAGGATcaggacaaggaggaagagCTGTCTGAAGGGGAAGAGATCGCCACCTCCAACATCTGGGTGAACCCCTTGGTCCTGGAGCTCTTCGAGGACCCCCACGTGGATTCCCAGGAGGGatccagctgccccagcagcacaggcatgGATGCAACAGGAGAGGCTACTGGAGACCTGCAGAGCATGTCTCCTGCCTCAGCTGGATCGATGGACACAGAGTCAGCAGCTTCTGCATTGGCTAGcgctgcagaggaagaggagcactGTGCACCTCTCACTCCAGTGGCACAAGAGGAGGaggcaccagcaccagcttctCTTGGCGTTggtgagcaggaggcagcaccaCAGGCACAGAGCCAGGCACTTGCCACGCTCAGCCCAGACGTGCATGAGCTGGTTGCACAGGAAGCAGCCCTGCTCATCACGACGGAGCCTCCGGTCCAGGCTGTGGATCAGGGAACCAGCCAACAGCTGGTGGAATATCAGGACATGACCCAAATCCTGGATGTGACAATGGCAGCATTGGCACCTGCAGCACTTGAGGACATTGAGTCTGCTGTGGCTTTAGAGCCTCAGGGAGAGGCCAGCGCGGCCGTTGCCTCCCCAGAGGCACTTGAGGATGAAATGGCTGCTTCATTGGCTCCGATCCCTGCGACAGAGGCTGGAACGTCCCACGTTCCTCCAGGAGCAGATGACAGTGGAgatgcagcagcttctcccttgTCTCAGGACTCTCAGCGCCAG GGAACGGTCAGGCACTTTGTGAGGAAAGACCTGGCCAAGGTCGTGACTGTCGTCCGGGGaaccagccagcagcaggtGGAAGAGCCAGATGTGGCACAAAGCTTGGATGTGGAGTCGCCAGCGATGTCGCCTGCTGTAGTTCGGGACACCGAGGACAAGCCAG gCATCGCCGCCCTTCCAGACAcaggagcagccccacagcaacGACCCTCGCGCTTCAGACGGGTGCTGAAGGCTCTGCGCAGGGCTTTCCGTTGCTCCTGCATGACCCCGCAAGTGGAGGAGTAg